Part of the Cervus canadensis isolate Bull #8, Minnesota chromosome 15, ASM1932006v1, whole genome shotgun sequence genome is shown below.
TTCCGGTTAACtatccttttctttctgtctttttatctGTCCATGCTTTTCTTAAGTGAGACAGAAAGGCTGGAAACATCTGGGATTGGGTAGAATTCCCTTCTTTCAGCTTGGAAAAGGCTTCAAAATACCCCCCTAGGAAGTCTCTCCCCTTTACATAGGCCTATTAAGGAGAAGGATATAGAGGGTTTCACAAAGGCTATTCTCTCTTTTCCAGGCCCATGAGGGGATGTTTGTCCTCACCCTGAAAATATAGAATGGTTTCTGGAAGAAAGCCATGAATGTATGGGCACCCCATTTACTGCCAAGCCCCTTATACCTTTCTACTCAGTCATAGCAATTTGTCAAAATTTCTCCCTAAATGCTCCTACCAGTTCTTCATAATCTTGAAGCTTCTGATCCAGGTCTCAGTTGCCTCATTCTCTGGATGCACCTGTGTCTCCAGGCTTCAGAGAAATTATTTGCTCTGTGACTCATTCTCTGACAGGTCAAGAAAATCATGGATTTTTAGTTTGTCCACCTTTTTCTTGTAAGGAGGAGAATGACAAATTCCAAGGCCTTACCCATAATAACAAAAGAACCAACCTCTCCCCTTCCAAAGATGAAAGCATGTAGTGTGTTTGTATGAGCATGAAGCTCAGGCCATTAACAACACCAGGACCTTAAGATACTTCGGCACTGAGGTGGGGATATGGAAGCAGGATTCActggtcattttaaaaaatgcatcttttCCTTGTTaagtttcactttcatagttttgAAGAGGACTTTCAGAGAGAACATTTAGGCAAAAAAGAAGTGCAGTATTGTTTGTAACAGCTAAAATGGGAAATTAACTTGAATATCCATCAACAGCAGAGTGTCTAAATTACTTGCCACCTACAGGAGACTGCTGTGCAAGCTGTTCAAGAGAGTGGAGAACCTGCATCTGCTGATGCCTGCTAAGCCCAAGGAAGATGTCTATGATACAGtgggcagtaaaaaaaaaatggtgcaagTCATGTGTATTTATGTCATGGGCACAGAAAGGGTCTGAGGACACATGCAATTtcaagaaggacagggaagctgaggCTCTGCACTTGGCATTGTTTGGATTGCTTGTTGTGAATAGAAATTGATCTTGAATCAAAACAACAGGGGTAAGAGAGGAATTAGAGGAAACTTAGTTTTCACTGTTCTGTATTCGGTGTATCAGTCCTcatgtcataaaaataaataagcaagtaaagaaataaataaaatgaagagccAGGAAACGTAAGAAGTACCCCCAATGTAATTTGCAGGGTCTTCCCCAACCTGTGCTGGACTtcacttccctttcctttccagcACCTTCTGCTCACTTCCCCACTCTCATGGTCCACCCAGCCACCCTACTGTCAGGCTCAGCTGCAAGGCTGCCTGGACCCCTTCCAGCACCTCCCATTTCTGAACTCAACCTCAGCAGGTTGGAAGGGCAGAACCACAGTGCACAGGCACCAGGGTGAAGCCCAGCGCCCCCACCACCATGTGACCCTGGGACAGCTGAGAGCTGGGGACAGCTGGACTTCCTCCTCAGGACTTGACTTTACATGGGAAAAACTTTCTATAACTTCTACAGCCATGTGTGAACAGAAGGACTGGAAATTGACCAGAGTTCTGAAAATGCCCTGTGCAGAGCTCTTCCACACTCATCCCTGGGTTAGACACCTGTCCCAGGAGCTGACTCCCAAAGTTCCTCTCTTCCTAGCAGTGGGTCACTTCAAGGACACACTTGAGGCCTCAAGGACACCCCTGAGGCCTGTGGAGCCCAATCAGGCTGGCATTGCCTGGATTCCTCTTGCTGGGAAGGGCAGCCTGAAGAGTGGGTTACAGACAGAGAGATGGGCTGAGGGAACCTTGACTCACAGAACACAAAAAGATCACATGGCTCCTTCACTCTCCCAGCAAGATGTCTCGCAGATCACTGCTGGGTCAGCTACTCAGATTGCTGAATGATAATCTCTGAGGTGCCAGCATTGCTTAAGATCCTCCACAGATTGAGAGCCACTGGGCAGGTAGGCTTGGCCCAGATCTTTATATCTGCTTCCTTGCGGTTGGGTCACTGTACAACCTCTTTGCCATGGCCTCTGAGTCCTGAGACCACCTTGGTTCATACCCTTCCCAGTACTTCTGGGCTGGGCTGGTTCTTCCACATCTCCATGAGTCACTGTGTCATATCAAGGAAGTCTTTGTCAGAAGTTCAACCAAGTTAAACCCAACTCTGTTGCTCTCTAGATCCCAGGCCCACAGGCAGCAAGAAATCAGAAAACCATGCACAACTTTTTGATATTTCATTCTTGCAACAGTATTCACTGGGTACTCCCTCTGCTCAGGCACAGTATGAGGTAACAGGGAGGTGCACTCCTGGCACCCAGAGGCCCCAGACGCCTGTGTCCCAAAAGAAGGAAGGAGCGGGGGCCTTGAGGGGGTGTTCACAGTGGGGCCGGCCAAGAACTAGGCCCCACATGCTGGCTGAGTATGATGTGGGCAAGGCACATCCACACCATGGCCTTGGTTTCCATGTCAGAAGCCAGGAAAGCAGCTGACATGCATCAGCTGCTCATGTCAAGGCCCCAGAACTGTCACTGTGACCGTCCTAGGAGGAAGGGTCAAGTGTGGCTTCCCAGGAAGGCCGGCCCTAGCCTTCCGTGTGTCCTGTCTCAATGGGCCTGGTCAGGAGCGTTGTCATGCCCCTTTGAGCCTCCCATTTGCTGTCCTCATCCTCCCATAGCAGGCCACAGGTAACAGTTAATGAGAGCCAGGGAGCATGTTCCAGCCTGAAAACAAAGCCTCGGACAATCGGGACTGGCCTCAGCCTGTGGTCAGACTGCGTCCCTCTGTCTGGAATTCCTCCCTCATCACTGGGCCCCTGGCATCTCTTCAAGAAACAGTTTCATAGCTGCCTGTAGCATACTACCCCTCTCCCAGCCTGGCACCTCAACGAAACAGGGCACCTGAGGCAGGATCTGATCATAGAGGACCCTGTCAAGGAGCTTGCTGTTGgtctgctgccctgaggctggccAGACCGACACCTGCCCTTCCTGATATATAAGCCACCTTTCCTTTTGTGATTCTGAATGTTTGGTGCTGTGCaaatgttgtgatttttttttttttttttgaggggttgGGGGATACAGTTTCATTCAAAATTGAGCCTTCCTGCAAGAGGAGGCTAGGATGCTGGCAGCATGGACTGTGAAAATGGCAGTGTGGAGAATCAGACAGCTTCCCATCTTGCCACCCACAGATCAGTTATAGAATGCAAACTGGGTGAAAGCATTGTTTGTATGGGATGTTCTGTGACAGGGAACACCCATTGTTCAGGGTGCCCTGGGTCTGGCCGGCCCTGGCAAGGTTGCACAGGAATGCATGGCATCTGCTGGTTCAAGGCTCTTGCTAAGATGGCTGGTCCTGCTTCTGATTCCCTTAGAGCAGCCCTTCAGGGCCCTTCAGCCCTTCAGCCACAGGTTATGGCTGCTCATTCTGGAGGTGGGGTAAGTAGACACTACTGAGCTAACCCCCAGTCTCAAGCTTCTACCCAAGTCTCAGATTCCTCACTCACATTTATTACTCTCAATTCTTTTTCAGACTTATCCACACAATATGCGCCCTTTACAATATGTACTGTTTCCATCCCCGAAAGTTTCAAGCCCGAGTTCCTCTCTCCAACATACTGTATGGTAAGTGGCCAAAGGTATGTTTAGACACCTGGGTTTAGACagttcatttgtgtgtgtgtgtgaggaaatCAGTGAGGAACATCTTGCGAGCACTGGCAGCTTTGCAGTTGGCCttgaccttgggcttcccaggaccGCTTCTGGCAGAGCTGTTGGGTTTAGGCACGGATGTCTCCATGTTAAAATGCCCCACTCTGCCTGACTGAATACTGACACTCCCTTCCCCCCAGTATGGTCCTCCAGTCCTCACATCAGGAACAAAGGATGGAGATTTAGGTCTTAGACTCTCCTGAATGTGATCCCAAGGATGCAAAACTGTTTCAAAGCTGGGGCTCAGTTGTGCTGTCCTGGTAGCCCCTACTTCCTGCTGGTTGCAGAGGATCCCTTGTGATCCAAAAAGCTGCAGTGGGTTTCTGGGCACTTGCAGAGGGAGGTCCCCTCTCACTAGCTGTTGGAAGTGAGGGCCAGATTCCTGGCAAGTGATCCCAGGCAGAGGCACGCTACAAGTCCAGCTGGCCCCTCTGTGCAGCCTGCTCCATAGCCCTTGAGTTGAACTGCAGGGGCCGGCCCTCCATAGACACATGGGCCTGGGCATTCAGCGTGGCGGGCTCCTCCCTGAGCTGACTCAGGTCCAGAATGCTGCCTGGGCATCTCTGGTCCTGTGGGATGTGGAGTGGGTTGGCCAGGGAGGGCAGGCTACAGATGGCAGCCAGGTTAGGGAAGCCATTAGGCTGTTTCTGTTGCAGAACGTCAGGGCCCCCAGCCTGAGGCTTCCCGCAGAGCCCACTACCTGTGTTTTGTCTTGGGGGCTGAGCAGCAGGGGACTGGCAGTCTGGGTTGATCTGTAGGGCTTCCACCTGGGCCACACAGTCTGTCAGGGTGAGTTTTGAATCCATGGTGCTTCCCCCAGGACCTGGCCTCCAGGGACCTTGGAAACACCCAAGGTTCCTAGGCAGCCTGGGCTCCTGGGAGCCAGGCCAGACAGATGGGTTTGGGACCTTGTTTTTCCTGGATGTGTTGGTTGCCATGGTGGCTTCAGACCCTACAGAGGAGAAAGAGCCTTCAGGGTGGCCTGGTGTCCCTTGTTCCCCAGAGACCTGCACACACTCCAGAGAGGGATCACGGGATGAAGACCTGGTCTCCTGTGTGGCCCCGGCTAGGACCTTGCTCACTCCGGCAAGCAGGCCCTTGGGACTTGAACATGCCCACAGCTCCTTCCTGTTGGGTGCAGAGCTCGTAGAGATCCTACCTGCATCTAAAGCCTGGGTCCCCCTGCCATCCAGTTTCACTGGACCTAGGCCCATCTTCTCAGAGCCAGCTCCTGGTTTCTCCACCAGTCCTCCCGAGGGAGCTGTCGGCTCTCTGAGAGCTGAGGCAGGCACGGCGCGGAGCTCCGGGCCCCGGCGGAGCCAGTTGATGATGCCCATGGTGATGGCCAGTTCGGTGTCACAGAGCTTCAGCAGGCACTCTCTGCCCCTCCAAGAGCTCTGCAAGAAGCCCTGGTTGAGCAGGTCTGGGCCTGGAACGGGAGCCAGGTTCTCCTCTGCCCCAACACGGAAGCTGCACATGGACAAGGGGGCTCCCACTGCAGGCCCCGATAGACTCTCAGACACGCACAAGTCATCATCCAGGCTCGGACTCCCAGGGCCCTCAGCGGGGTCATAGAAGAGCTCATAGAGGGCGTCTCCACTGTAGCTGTCCCGGGGGAAGGTGGCTGTGGGTGTGCCTGGGCTTGGGGCCTCCTTCTTATCCTCCTCGAGGCCTGGTGAGAAGGAGTCATAGTAGCCCTCATCGCTCGTGGACACAGACTCCGGCCGCTCACTCTTGGGGGTTCCTGTGTCCACGGAGCTGGCTTTAGAGCTGCTGTGGGGATCCCTGCATGGGCACAGGGGGAGCTCAGCCAGCCCAGCTGCATCTGGCCTGGGCTGAGCTGTTTCTGACACCTGGGGGCCTCCCAGCCTCGGGCCTAGCAGGGCGTGCTGCTGCTGCCTCACCGAGTGATTCACATGGTCCCAGAACTTGGCAAAGTCAGACATCTCATTCTGAGCTGGCGATGCCAGCTGCTCTATGCTGCCTTGGAAGGGGCCCCTGGGAGTCTTGCTGTCAGAGGTCTGTGATCTCTGGGCAGGGCTTGCCAGGCCCTCGTTCAGCTCCAGGGATGGCACTGAGCTCTCATCTGCAAAGATCTCCCCACAGCCTGTGAGTGAGTCAAAGCTCTTCAGCGAGGCCACGTCCTCACACAGGGCCCTGCAGAGGTCAAAGGAAGAGTCGGGCAGGAACTCACTGTCAGACAGGTCCTGGCACTGGCCATCCAGTCCCAGTTCCTCGCCCAAGGGGAGGAAGGCTATGCCTTGCTGCCCTCCAGTCTCTGATGGGCCCTTGGGAGAAGACAAGCCCTGCCCCTCGGTTGCCCGTGAGGGCAAATTCTCAGTCTTGTTTCTGCGGATGTGGAATAGGTTACGAAAACACTTCTTGGGTCGTTTCAGGGAAATCCTCTTCCTTGGCATGCTCTTGGCCACAGCTGGTACGAAGGGCATCTGGGGCACAAAGTGGCGGTAGTCAATCATGCGCTGGCTGCTGGGGGGCCCTGGGAAACTTGCACTGCCCACCAACTGCCCTGTAGCCGTGGCTGCCCTGTCAGCCCTGGGCACAATGTCGTGATTCTTGCTCTTCCGAGCCAGTTTGAAGGTGGCCCCACAGAGAGCTGCAGGCCCTCCACTGGTGTCTGGCTGGGCTTCCCAATCAGAGCATCTGTTGTATCCTTGGGTGCTGGGACTGACCTGGGGGCCCCTCTCACTGTGGGGTAGCTGCTGCCCTCCCAGTGAGATTGCATCCTCTGTGGTCAGGGCAGTCGCTGCTGGGTCTGGAGGTTTCTCATGGTCAATCTGCAGGCTAGATTTGATGAAGGTCTTTCCTCTCTTCAGCTCCATGCTGCAGTGTCTCTGCTGCTATGGGGGAAAGCAGGAGACACTCAATATCTAGGATGGAGGCTTGTGATTCTAGAAAACCTGTCCCCataccccaccccctgccccactcaCACAGGCATGGGAGCCGAGCTCTGACATCTGAGCTTGGATCCTCTGtggaggcaagagaagggggagaTAGGAACTGTCCCATCCCCACACTTACTGCTCCAGCCTTTGTAGACAACTGatactcagagaagttaagtcgcATGCTTAAAGACACAGAGTTGGAGCCAAAATGAGAGCAGACAGGGTCTGGTGTTCCTGTAACTGTGATCTTGTGACTCACTCAAGAATCCTTTCAAAGCTTGTCTGGGCAAGTTAGCCTCTCATATCCAGGCCCTACACTCTACCAATAGCACCATATCCTTAGCGGGAGTATCATGGCCCTTCTGAGTGGATGAAGCAGAGAAGTCAATAAGTAAGTTGCTTCCTTCATATAAGCAACAAAGCTGAAAGGAAATCTGCTTCCAGGGCTGGGTGCCATAGGTCATCAGTGGAAGGGGAAGACACATGTGTGCCCTTCAGGACTGATGTACCCAGCAGGCAGGCAAGGCACAACCAAGCATTCCATGGTGCACACAGAGTTTGGGCAGAAGAAGAGAGACAGCAATGTGGCAGAACGCGAAAGAGAGGAGACAAGCATGAGACCAGGAATGGACAGGCAGGCCATCAAAGCACCTCATGAGCTGGGGCAGCAGGCAGGTGTTGTCTTCTGTGTGTAGCCTAACTGACTGACCTGGAGTGCCACCCAGAGAAAGTTTCTGATGCCCAGTCTGAGCTCAataggaaagaatgctggaattGCTTATTGATGTCTTCCCGGAATTGAGAGTGGGAAGGTGGTAAGAGTGTTAAGAAGTTGATCATTGTTGGCACAGCTGGGGAGTCTGGCCTTACCCTGAGTCAATGAAGAGCTATAGAAGTCTTCTGAGGGAGCAATGGCATAATGAATCTGGTGATCTGAGACCATTTTTCTGATGTCTGAGTGGAGGATGGACTAAACCACGAGACAGGCTCTGAACAGAGGGGACTCACAAGAGGCAGCTAAAATGGGCCGGGTGTAAGGAGATAAGGTCTAGATGGAGGCTGCAGCTATAAGTATGATAAAGAGAGTAAAGCCATAAGATCTTTCAAAGGAAGAAACACCAGGATTCAGCAACTGAATAAAGAAAGACAGTCTAGAAGCCTGAGGCCTGGATACATGCCATTAGGGGGATCATAAAAGAGGGAAAGCTGAAGTGGAGAGGATGAGAGGTGAATGAAGGGAAGGAAGTGACCTGTGCTAAGAGCTGGTTTGGGGGTGAGAAGCAGTGGTCTAGCTTAAATGTATTACCTTTGTGTGAGTTTGGAAACACATgagaacacatgaaaagaaggcAGTGCTGTGTCAGTAatcaaaggatgtcacagtcatcagtcaggatgtgaaaacacaggatacaggccccagatagctgaggtgcatatcaaaggaatgattttttgagcccagactcttgcatcttcccatatatagaaaagcactaaactccttaacttgggatatctggttttctttaattaacaaaatCATTTGACATTAATACCACCTGCCCCTTGTTGCAAATCCTCTATATAACCTGGTTCCCACTCTCGATTCCTTGGAGCAGCTCTCTAATaattacttgagatgctgcctcctgggcttgaagtcctaaaaatgcCCACTGAATAAAAtgtaactcttaaaaaaaaaaaaaaaaaaacactaaaataagGCAGGGTTTAAAAGCACTCCCTTAGAGCCAGTCCCTCCATCCTGGCTTGCTGGACCTCACAGGTATCCAGCTCTCAGGCTCCATCTGTCTCACTGTCTCCACATGTCCTTGGCAGTGAGGGACTGCCAGCTGGTCTTCTGGCAGTTTGACCAGGGAGAGATTATAGAGTTTGGGTTGATTTCTTTGGTTCTCCATAGGGAACACCTAGATTCACTCTCCCTTAGTCCACAATCTGTGAGGAAGGACTAGAGCAGGTGTGCAAGCAAGTGACTGTCAGTATGCATGCCTTTCACACCCACTGCCAAAGAGGCTTACCAGCTCCCTCCGGAGAGTCTCAGAAATGCTTTGACATGaggtctgggaggtgggtggaggggcTGCCTCCCAGCCCAACTGGCAACATTAAAACCAAAGAGGATGCGAAAAGGTGGCAAAGGTGGCACTGCAGAGGCTCACAGGGGCAAATGTCACTACCTCCATCCCATTCCCACCCCTTAGCAATGCTTCCTCCCCAGTAGAGGAACACCTGCGGCTTTGACCAGAGAGCAGAAGGAGCAGGCGCCATGCAAGGGAAAGTTGCAGAACCCAGGCTTGGCTCTGGCTATACCCCAGTTCTTGGTGGCAGCACCCTGGACAGTGGGTCAGCTGCCTTTC
Proteins encoded:
- the AMER3 gene encoding APC membrane recruitment protein 3: MELKRGKTFIKSSLQIDHEKPPDPAATALTTEDAISLGGQQLPHSERGPQVSPSTQGYNRCSDWEAQPDTSGGPAALCGATFKLARKSKNHDIVPRADRAATATGQLVGSASFPGPPSSQRMIDYRHFVPQMPFVPAVAKSMPRKRISLKRPKKCFRNLFHIRRNKTENLPSRATEGQGLSSPKGPSETGGQQGIAFLPLGEELGLDGQCQDLSDSEFLPDSSFDLCRALCEDVASLKSFDSLTGCGEIFADESSVPSLELNEGLASPAQRSQTSDSKTPRGPFQGSIEQLASPAQNEMSDFAKFWDHVNHSVRQQQHALLGPRLGGPQVSETAQPRPDAAGLAELPLCPCRDPHSSSKASSVDTGTPKSERPESVSTSDEGYYDSFSPGLEEDKKEAPSPGTPTATFPRDSYSGDALYELFYDPAEGPGSPSLDDDLCVSESLSGPAVGAPLSMCSFRVGAEENLAPVPGPDLLNQGFLQSSWRGRECLLKLCDTELAITMGIINWLRRGPELRAVPASALREPTAPSGGLVEKPGAGSEKMGLGPVKLDGRGTQALDAGRISTSSAPNRKELWACSSPKGLLAGVSKVLAGATQETRSSSRDPSLECVQVSGEQGTPGHPEGSFSSVGSEATMATNTSRKNKVPNPSVWPGSQEPRLPRNLGCFQGPWRPGPGGSTMDSKLTLTDCVAQVEALQINPDCQSPAAQPPRQNTGSGLCGKPQAGGPDVLQQKQPNGFPNLAAICSLPSLANPLHIPQDQRCPGSILDLSQLREEPATLNAQAHVSMEGRPLQFNSRAMEQAAQRGQLDL